The genomic stretch CGCCGGGGCTCTGAAGGGTCAGAGGTCAAAGGGCAGGGGTCAGAGGCCATGCATGTGAGCTCGGGATGCCTGTGCGGAGTCTGGCATTTTGTGGGGGTCTCAGTAAAGGCCCCACCTAGCTCTGGATCAGCCCTGGGAGTTGCCAGCTCTAAGCCACAGCAAAGCCAGGAAGGGAGACAGATGGCAGCATTCCGCAGAGGaggaagctgggggtgggggtgactcAGCCCAAGTGGAGGGGGGTGCTGTGACTCCTCCCTGAGGGCTCTAAATGGGGAAGCAAGATGGagaaggtgggggcagggagaaagGCAGGGAAGACAGGAAATTGGCCCCCAAAATATTTATAGCTCTTGGGTTTTCAGGACTCACCCAGGGCCTCGCTGCCTGCTGAGTGGGCCTCGGTGCCTCCTGGGTGGGCTGCAGGGCCCCCAACAGCATCTGCAGGGGATTCCTGAGAACGGCTACTGcagggcaggctgtggggcagaCAAGGTATTAGCACTGGGGGGGGATCCGTAGCTTGTCCCCAACAGCCCTCTGAAATGAAGATTTAGTATCAAGGTATCAGCCATCCCCCGAGGAGGCAACTAATATCTGAATGGCCTGGCTTTGCCTCTCAttagtaatattattattattattattattattattatttttgcagatggagtctcgctctgttgcccaggctggagtgtagtggtgtcatctcagctcactacaacctccacctcccgggttcaagcaattcttgtgcctcagcctcccgagcagctgggactacaggcgcgcgacaccacgcccagctaatttttatatttttagtacagacggggtttcaccatgttggccaggctggtctcgaactcctgacctcaagtgatccacccacctcggcctcccaaagtgcagggattacaggcatgagctaccgtgcccgacctaattattattattattatttgaaaaatagtaaGCACAGGGACAGCCTGCCAGGTTCCAATCCCAGTTCTCCATGTCCTTGCTGTGTGAGCCTGGACACATTATCTcctactctgtgcctcagtttcctcatctgtaaaatgggcttccCAACacaacaggttttttttctttgaaaatttgatttattgatttttaaaaagagatgggagtctgggcaatatagggagaccccatctctacaaacaaaaaaaatagccaggagtggtggtgcaggcctgcactcccagctagttgggaggctgagaagggaggatggcttgggcctgggaggtccaggctgcagtgagccatgattgcgccactgcactccagcctgggtgacagagcaagaccctgtctcaaaaacaaacaaacaaacaaaagcaaaaaaaagcagccaggcatggtggtggctcactcctgtaatcccaacactttgggagggcaaggcagatggatcatctgaggtcaagagatcgagaccatcccggccaacatggcgaaaccccatctctactaaaaatacaaaaattagccaggcgtggtagcgggcgcctgtaatcccagctactccagaggctgaggcaggagaatcgtttgaatccgggaggcagaggttgcagtgagccgagattgtgtcattgcactccagcctgaatgacagagtgcaactccatctcaacaaaaaaaaaaaaaaaaaaaaaaattattgttttggcAGCATGATTAAAAAAgtcataattataatttttataataacaataaataggtaaaaattagagatgggggtcatactatgttggccaggctggtcttgaactcctgggctcatgcaatcctcccaccttggcctcccaaagtgctgggattacaggtgtgagccaccaggcccagcttcccaaagcttttttttttttttttttttttaagcggatggagtcttgctctgtcacccaggctggagtgcagtggtgccatctctgctcagtgcaacctccacctcctgggttcaagcgattctcctgcctcagcctcccaagtagctgggattacaggtgtccattACCATTCCcagctagttctttttttttgagactgagtcccgctctgtggctcaggctggagtgaggtggcgctATCTCTGCTTACTGAAGacttcacctcctgagttcaagcgattctcctgcctcagcctcctgagcagctgggattacaggcacccactacaacgcccagctaattttttgtatttttagtagagatggggtttcactatgttggccaggctgatctcaaactcctgacttcaggtgatctgctcgccttggcctcccaaagtgatgggattataggcgtgagccactgtgcccggcctccccaGGCTTTTGAATGAGCCCATACACATAAAATACTGCCTGTTAACCTCTTATTGTTGTCACTACCAACAAATAGTAGCTGTTAGCATTATTGGGAAAAATCACCGCAGccgcagctgcagctgcagcctAAGCAAGGCCAGGCCTGATTCCTAAAGAGACCAGGTCTCACACTGGGAGTGGGGAGCCACTGAGTCAGGAGCGGCAGGACTGTATCTGGCACCAGCTCAAGTTGTCAACCAGAGACTGGGCCACGTGTAACGTAGAGCACAGGTGAGGGTCCACACCGACGCCAGGGAGCACCCCTACCTCCCACACTGGTGTTTGCGTTGTAGCTGGGAGAAAGGGCGGCCTGGCCCCAGCCGGCCCCTACCTGTACGTGGGGATGATCTGCAGGCTGGAGTCCGGCTTTATCTGAAACTTCAGAGTCACCCCCTCGAACCCGGGGTCCACTCTCTCGGTGCCCCGGCAGGGGTTCAGCTGCTTCCGGGGCCTTCTCTGGGGTGGGGCCGAGGGAGTCCCCAGGCGCTGCAGACGGCGGCCCTTTTGGCTGATCCTGGTCTGTGTGTCCTTGGAATCCCTGTCCAGCAGCAGGCGGCCCTGAGTCCCCAGAGCCATCGGGTCCCAGCAAGGCCCCAGGACCGGGGTGTCCTGGGCAGGGGACTGACCCAGCCTCTCCACTGTCTCTTGGAGGAAGCACAGGGCGGTGACCGAGTCCTGGCATGCAGGCCAGAGGGACCTGGGGAGAAGGGCAGTGGGGTCACGTTTTCTTGGGTGACTCCTGGGTTTAGCCGGCCAGGGGGTTCCAACTTGGGCCGGCTCTTTGTGTACCCTTGGACAGGCTACACACCCCACCTGAGGTTCAGTCATTTCTAACTCTGGGTGGAAGGTTTAAGAGTTGCAGTAATTGCAACTCACCTCGCCCACTGTGGGCCTCCCAGGCACGCCCAGCCCTCCACATCAATCAACCCCTCACGGCACCCGTAGATCACCCAGGCAGGGACCGCCCTAGGTGACCGAGGCAGGATTTCAAGCCTCTGGCTGCAGGATCGAGAAAAaggttactttttttctttgtgtttcttttagaGACCGAGCCTCACTCTGTACCCCcgcctggagtgcaggggcgtgatcagGACTCagtgcagcctagaactcctgggctcgagcgatccttccgcctcagcctcccgagtagctgggacttacaggcacgcgccaccacgccgcTGGCTTGCCATAATATGATTAcgatttttatcattttcattattattgagTTGCCCTCCATAACCCCTGGATGATCCCTGGGGAGTGCCTACATCAGCCCCAGAGACATGGAATTGCATGGCCTCTGATCCCTAGATGACCCCAAGTGTCTCTGGGCACCAGAACCTCTTTGTAAGTTTCAGTAACTATTATAAAATTGCCACTTCTCGAGAACCCCAGCAAAGAGAGGTCATGACCCCTTGATCACTGAGCCAGGTGGTGAAGTGCTAGCGGGGTCCGGGGAATGGGGTTTGGCCTTACGCACCTCTCACTGATTCTGCAGCATCCTGGGGTCCTCGGCTTCTCCTGGGAGGGGGATCCTCCCAGCGGCTCCAGGTTCAGACAGGGCGGCGCCAGCAGCTTTGCTGGCATTGAGGAGTCCGGGATTGGCTCGGCCTCCATTgcgccccagccca from Pan paniscus chromosome 20, NHGRI_mPanPan1-v2.0_pri, whole genome shotgun sequence encodes the following:
- the ZGLP1 gene encoding GATA-type zinc finger protein 1 isoform X2, whose translation is MTEPQVGCVACPRVHKEPAQVGTPWPAKPRSHPRKRDPTALLPRSLWPACQDSVTALCFLQETVERLGQSPAQDTPVLGPCWDPMALGTQGRLLLDRDSKDTQTRISQKGRRLQRLGTPSAPPQRRPRKQLNPCRGTERVDPGFEGVTLKFQIKPDSSLQIIPTYSLPCSSRSQESPADAVGGPAAHPGGTEAHSAGSEALEPRRCASCRTQRTPLWRDAEDGTPLCNACGIRYKKYGTRCSSCWLVPRKNVQPKRLCGRCGVSLDPIQEG
- the ZGLP1 gene encoding GATA-type zinc finger protein 1 isoform X1, whose protein sequence is MEAEPIPDSSMPAKLLAPPCLNLEPLGGSPSQEKPRTPGCCRISERSLWPACQDSVTALCFLQETVERLGQSPAQDTPVLGPCWDPMALGTQGRLLLDRDSKDTQTRISQKGRRLQRLGTPSAPPQRRPRKQLNPCRGTERVDPGFEGVTLKFQIKPDSSLQIIPTYSLPCSSRSQESPADAVGGPAAHPGGTEAHSAGSEALEPRRCASCRTQRTPLWRDAEDGTPLCNACGIRYKKYGTRCSSCWLVPRKNVQPKRLCGRCGVSLDPIQEG